A stretch of the Proteus sp. ZN5 genome encodes the following:
- the gmhB gene encoding D-glycero-beta-D-manno-heptose 1,7-bisphosphate 7-phosphatase has translation MSKGISAIFLDRDGTINIDHGYVSEIDNFEFIDGVIEAMAELKAMGYALVLVTNQSGIGRGYYSEDQFLHLTEWMDWSLADRGVDLDGIYYCPHHPEATVDEYKKECDCRKPASGMFMDAKTQLNIDMASSYMVGDKKEDMLAAKAAGVGHKILVRTGKEITEEAQQCADFVLDSLADLPKWLKSHKK, from the coding sequence CTATTAATATAGATCATGGTTATGTGTCTGAAATTGATAACTTTGAATTTATCGATGGTGTTATTGAGGCAATGGCTGAATTAAAAGCTATGGGATATGCCTTGGTATTAGTGACTAACCAATCAGGCATTGGTCGTGGCTATTATAGTGAAGATCAATTTTTACATCTAACAGAGTGGATGGATTGGTCTTTGGCTGATAGAGGTGTTGATTTAGACGGTATCTATTATTGTCCTCATCATCCAGAAGCCACTGTAGATGAATATAAGAAAGAGTGTGATTGTCGCAAACCAGCCTCAGGTATGTTTATGGATGCAAAAACACAATTAAACATCGATATGGCTTCTTCTTATATGGTTGGTGATAAAAAAGAAGATATGTTGGCAGCAAAAGCTGCGGGAGTGGGTCATAAAATTCTTGTTCGCACAGGAAAAGAGATAACTGAAGAGGCACAACAGTGTGCAGATTTTGTTCTTGATAGCCTTGCAGACTTGCCAAAATGGCTAAAAAGCCACAAAAAATAG
- a CDS encoding endonuclease/exonuclease/phosphatase family protein codes for MAKKPTYSVRFVAGQPVERIEPSPPLSERKDTLPIGMPLYTEGTLKIAVWNIYKQQRFNWRNMLETLSTDTHLLLLQEAQTTPELVRFAGTHHLIADQVPALAFQQHPAGVMTLSSSHPIYCCPLREKEPFLRLPKSALITVYPLITGDHLMVINVHAINFSFGVDVYQRQLSNLSVHIMHHKGPVILAGDFNAWSRPRVNVLKRFARTLRLKEVIFDNDWRTKAFGKPLDYIFYRGLSLNKAEVLITDASDHHPLLATFY; via the coding sequence ATGGCGAAAAAACCGACTTATTCAGTGCGTTTTGTGGCAGGTCAACCTGTTGAAAGGATTGAGCCCAGCCCGCCTTTAAGTGAAAGAAAGGATACACTACCTATTGGAATGCCTCTTTATACAGAAGGCACTCTCAAAATTGCGGTTTGGAATATCTATAAACAGCAACGATTCAATTGGCGTAATATGTTGGAAACGCTCTCAACAGATACACATTTGCTTTTGTTACAAGAAGCGCAAACCACACCAGAGCTTGTCCGTTTTGCTGGTACTCATCATTTAATTGCAGATCAAGTCCCAGCCTTAGCTTTTCAGCAACACCCTGCAGGTGTGATGACATTATCAAGCTCCCATCCTATCTATTGCTGCCCTCTTAGAGAAAAAGAACCTTTTTTACGACTACCTAAATCAGCATTAATTACGGTATATCCATTAATTACGGGTGATCATTTAATGGTTATTAATGTACATGCGATTAATTTTAGTTTTGGTGTTGATGTTTATCAGCGTCAGTTAAGTAATTTATCTGTTCACATCATGCATCATAAAGGGCCTGTTATTTTAGCAGGTGATTTTAATGCGTGGAGTCGCCCAAGAGTCAATGTATTAAAACGTTTTGCGAGAACGTTAAGACTTAAAGAAGTTATTTTTGATAACGATTGGCGTACAAAAGCTTTTGGTAAACCGTTAGATTATATTTTTTACCGAGGATTATCGTTGAATAAAGCCGAAGTTTTAATTACAGATGCATCTGACCATCATCCTTTACTGGCGACATTTTATTAA
- a CDS encoding FAD/NAD(P)-binding oxidoreductase, protein MPTKNIVIIGGGTGGTILANILAKKLNDEIFSNKIKITLISDNPNHYYKPAFMYIAFNLFFKEELMRSERSLLRPEIEFVIDKAERFDFNNKIIYCESNKKYNYDFLVLATGCVPSPHRIEGLKEAGNHFYQYEAARTLADKLAKIEKGRVFITVSFPETPNVPHQCGIAPMETTLMLDELLRQRRVRNNIEIVYTYPTVAQLLRNCLFMQQEVCEVLPAVFSERDIKAKRGFTLSHVDPDKKIAYSKEGEAEPFDILMSTPPITAVEAIRNTGLSEHNNGEGWLPTDPETLQVYGLNQVYVLGDTVDLPISKAGGSCHNQAGVIANNICGELRYGYPAAIYDGRVQAVAQMGLSAGMPLQYDYKHDVIPTPPTKLGGLLRNSYNRGLYWATVRGLL, encoded by the coding sequence ATGCCAACAAAAAATATAGTTATTATTGGCGGCGGTACCGGCGGAACCATTCTTGCTAATATCCTAGCTAAAAAATTAAATGACGAAATCTTTTCAAATAAAATTAAAATTACCCTTATTTCAGATAATCCTAATCATTATTACAAACCTGCATTTATGTATATTGCATTCAATCTTTTTTTTAAAGAAGAACTAATGCGATCAGAAAGAAGCTTATTAAGGCCTGAAATTGAATTTGTTATCGATAAAGCAGAACGTTTTGACTTTAATAATAAAATAATCTATTGCGAGTCTAATAAAAAATACAACTATGATTTTTTAGTTTTAGCAACTGGTTGTGTTCCTAGCCCTCATAGAATTGAAGGCTTAAAAGAAGCGGGAAATCATTTTTATCAATATGAAGCCGCTAGAACACTTGCTGATAAATTAGCTAAAATTGAAAAAGGTCGTGTATTTATTACTGTTAGCTTCCCTGAAACACCTAATGTACCCCATCAATGTGGTATTGCTCCTATGGAAACAACATTGATGTTGGATGAACTTCTTCGCCAGCGTCGGGTGAGAAATAATATTGAGATTGTTTATACCTATCCTACGGTTGCTCAACTTTTAAGAAACTGTCTGTTTATGCAACAAGAAGTTTGTGAAGTTCTTCCTGCGGTATTCTCTGAGCGAGATATCAAAGCTAAACGAGGCTTTACGTTAAGCCATGTTGATCCTGATAAGAAAATCGCTTACTCAAAAGAGGGCGAGGCAGAGCCGTTTGATATCCTTATGAGTACACCGCCTATCACTGCGGTTGAGGCGATCCGCAATACAGGTTTAAGTGAACATAATAATGGTGAAGGCTGGTTACCTACTGATCCTGAAACATTACAAGTTTATGGTTTAAACCAAGTGTATGTTCTTGGTGATACGGTTGATTTACCGATTAGTAAAGCCGGTGGTAGTTGTCATAACCAAGCTGGTGTGATTGCAAATAATATCTGTGGTGAGCTTCGCTATGGTTATCCTGCTGCAATTTATGATGGTCGAGTGCAAGCTGTCGCACAAATGGGATTATCAGCAGGTATGCCATTACAGTATGACTATAAACATGACGTAATTCCTACACCACCAACAAAGCTGGGCGGGTTATTGCGTAATAGTTATAACCGAGGCTTATATTGGGCAACTGTTAGAGGATTATTATAG
- a CDS encoding methionine gamma-lyase, which yields MTQSNKHFNTRAIHYGYSPLDSQGALVPPVFQTSTFVFPTAQYGADCFSGKQKGHFYSRISNPTLELLEKRLAQLENGEGAVVFSSGIGAITSSCWSLLKPGDELIADMTLYGCTFTFFNHGLAKFGVKIKHVDLTNLEKLKEAITEKTKLIFFETPANPNMRVSDIAKISEIAHQHNILVMVDSTYCSPYLQQPLGLGADIVVHSMTKYLSGHGDVTAGAIITTHALADKIRVEGLKDMTGACLSPHDASLILRGIKTLGIRMEQICQNAQRIAQYLEDNPKVETIYYPGLASFPQYELAKRQMRLAGGMIAIELKGGIKAGREFLNRLNLFSRAVSLGDCESLAQHPATMTHATYSAEERQRHGISDGLIRLSIGLEDVNDLIADLKQALA from the coding sequence ATGACGCAAAGTAATAAACACTTTAATACTCGAGCAATACATTATGGTTATTCTCCGTTAGATTCTCAGGGGGCATTAGTGCCTCCTGTTTTTCAAACATCTACATTTGTTTTTCCAACGGCACAATATGGTGCTGATTGTTTTTCAGGAAAACAAAAAGGGCATTTTTATTCTCGGATCTCAAACCCTACATTAGAGTTATTAGAAAAGCGTTTAGCTCAATTAGAAAATGGTGAAGGTGCTGTTGTTTTTTCATCTGGTATAGGTGCAATTACTTCTAGTTGTTGGTCATTGCTTAAACCTGGTGATGAACTTATTGCTGATATGACACTTTATGGCTGTACTTTTACGTTTTTCAATCATGGGCTCGCTAAATTCGGCGTTAAAATAAAGCATGTTGATTTAACTAACCTCGAAAAATTAAAAGAAGCGATCACAGAGAAAACAAAACTCATTTTCTTTGAGACTCCGGCTAACCCCAATATGCGAGTGAGTGATATCGCAAAAATATCAGAAATTGCTCATCAGCATAATATTTTAGTCATGGTAGATAGCACTTATTGCTCTCCTTATTTACAGCAACCTTTAGGGCTTGGCGCTGATATTGTCGTGCATTCTATGACTAAATATTTATCAGGCCATGGTGATGTAACAGCAGGTGCAATTATTACTACGCATGCCCTAGCAGATAAAATACGAGTTGAAGGTTTAAAGGATATGACTGGTGCTTGTTTGTCTCCTCACGATGCTTCGTTAATTTTACGAGGTATAAAAACGTTAGGCATAAGGATGGAACAGATCTGCCAAAATGCACAGCGTATTGCACAATATCTTGAAGATAATCCTAAAGTCGAAACTATTTATTATCCTGGGCTAGCTTCATTTCCTCAATACGAACTTGCTAAGCGTCAAATGCGTTTAGCTGGAGGTATGATCGCCATTGAGTTAAAGGGGGGAATAAAAGCAGGCCGAGAGTTTTTGAATCGCTTAAATCTCTTTAGTCGAGCTGTGAGTTTAGGAGACTGTGAGTCTTTAGCTCAACATCCCGCCACAATGACCCATGCTACTTATAGTGCAGAAGAGCGGCAAAGGCATGGTATTAGCGATGGTTTGATTCGATTATCAATTGGTCTTGAAGATGTGAATGATTTAATTGCTGATTTAAAGCAAGCGCTGGCTTAG
- a CDS encoding amino acid permease, translating into MQKENQLSRGLSGRHIRFMALGSAIGTGLFYGSAAAIEKAGPAVLLAYLIGGAAVFMVMRALGEMAVHHPVAGSFSQYASHYMGPLAGFLTGWNYVFEMLIVCLADVTAFGFYMKLWFPDVDQWIWVLGIVCFIGALNLCHVKIFGEMEFWLSIVKVTAIIAMIIGGVVIMMYGFGQQTEHPIGISNLWEFGGFMPNGIEGVIASLAIVMFAFGGIEVIGITASEAKDPEKTIPKAINAVPFRILLFYVLTIFILMCIFPWQQIGHNGSPFVQIFSNLGINSAANILNLVVITAAISAINSDIFGAGRMMYGMAQEGQAPKSFMKLTRNGVPWMTVLVMSVVLLLGVVLNYLIPEQIFVLIASIATFATVWVWLMILLSQVAMRRKMSADEVKTLKFPVPLWPVAPALTIVFMAFVIAILGYFESTRMALVVGMVWVAILTLGYYVGIKPRMNQK; encoded by the coding sequence ATGCAAAAAGAGAATCAACTTTCACGAGGATTATCAGGGCGGCACATTCGTTTCATGGCGCTAGGCTCTGCAATCGGTACAGGTTTGTTTTATGGCTCTGCGGCTGCCATTGAGAAAGCGGGTCCAGCTGTATTGCTTGCTTACCTTATTGGTGGTGCAGCAGTATTTATGGTTATGCGTGCATTAGGTGAAATGGCAGTTCATCATCCTGTTGCAGGCTCTTTTTCACAATATGCAAGCCATTATATGGGGCCTTTAGCCGGCTTCTTAACGGGCTGGAACTACGTTTTTGAAATGCTGATTGTCTGTTTAGCTGACGTCACGGCATTTGGTTTCTATATGAAACTCTGGTTCCCAGATGTTGATCAATGGATATGGGTATTAGGCATCGTTTGCTTTATTGGCGCCTTAAACCTTTGCCATGTGAAGATATTTGGTGAAATGGAATTTTGGCTTTCTATTGTTAAAGTCACTGCAATTATCGCCATGATAATTGGCGGTGTTGTCATTATGATGTATGGCTTTGGGCAACAAACTGAACACCCTATTGGCATTTCTAACTTATGGGAGTTTGGTGGCTTTATGCCAAATGGTATTGAAGGAGTTATCGCCTCGCTCGCCATTGTCATGTTTGCGTTTGGTGGGATTGAAGTAATTGGTATTACAGCCAGTGAAGCTAAAGATCCTGAAAAAACCATTCCTAAAGCTATCAATGCCGTACCTTTTCGTATCTTATTATTCTATGTACTGACAATTTTCATTCTAATGTGCATTTTCCCTTGGCAACAAATCGGCCATAACGGTAGCCCGTTTGTACAGATTTTCTCAAATCTAGGGATCAATTCAGCAGCAAATATCTTAAACCTTGTAGTTATCACGGCCGCAATCTCTGCGATTAACAGTGATATCTTTGGTGCTGGTCGAATGATGTATGGTATGGCTCAAGAAGGACAAGCACCAAAATCCTTTATGAAGCTCACTCGTAATGGTGTGCCTTGGATGACTGTGCTAGTGATGTCTGTTGTCTTGTTACTGGGCGTAGTACTTAACTACCTAATCCCAGAGCAAATCTTCGTTTTAATCGCCTCTATTGCGACATTTGCAACAGTTTGGGTATGGTTAATGATTTTACTTTCTCAAGTTGCGATGCGTCGTAAGATGAGCGCAGATGAAGTGAAAACACTAAAATTCCCAGTACCACTATGGCCTGTTGCTCCAGCACTGACTATCGTCTTTATGGCGTTTGTTATCGCAATCTTAGGCTATTTTGAGTCAACCAGAATGGCATTGGTTGTCGGTATGGTGTGGGTAGCTATTTTAACTCTTGGCTACTATGTAGGTATCAAACCAAGAATGAACCAGAAATAA